A single Chaetodon trifascialis isolate fChaTrf1 chromosome 18, fChaTrf1.hap1, whole genome shotgun sequence DNA region contains:
- the snx16 gene encoding sorting nexin-16 isoform X1, whose product MASPFVPVPVPMDRALSGGSGKLRRPQRASSLGSVSSSSSCSSISRATGDDHRRGCGDLGSLRQSRCKDRGGRSRTPPPPQSPVTRAKVNGTLEPSIEYSSCPRSISDPIGSQQGEERPITPTVLGYEVMEERAKFTVFKVLVRKTPDESWVVFRRYTDFSRLNDKLKEMFPGFRLSLPPKRWFKDNYDSDFLEDRQLGLQAFLQNLVAHKDIANCLAVREFLCLDDPPGPFDSLEESRAFCETLEESNYRLQKELLEKQKEIASLKRRLEEKEQAILLLEKHINGECVSPESLCALSAQGSESSADADVESSAAEADQDMPDDAGGTCEVQPMRSSACWCGPLLSASPPVIQVTQLYHQKLEH is encoded by the exons ATGGCATCACCCTTTGTGCCTGTCCCCGTGCCCATGGACAGAGCCTTGTCAGGAGGTAGCGGCAAGCTCAGACGGCCGCAGCGAGCTTCATCACTTGGCAGCGTCTCCAGCAGCTCGTCCTGTTCCTCTATCAGCAGGGCAACCGGGGACGACCACAGGAGAGGATGTGGAGACTTAGGTTCCCTGCGCCAGTCCCGCTGCAAAGACAGAGGCGGCCGGAGCAGGACACCGCCACCACCCCAGAGTCCTGTGACACGGGCCAAGGTGAACGGGACTCTGGAGCCCTCCATAGAGTACTCCAGCTGCCCCCGCTCCATATCGGACCCTATTGGGAGCCAGCAAGGCGAGGAGAGGCCTATTACCCCAACTGTGCTGGGGTATGAGGTCATGGAGGAGAGGGCCAAGTTCACG GTATTTAAGGTCCTGGTCAGGAAGACTCCAGATGAGAGCTGGGTTGTTTTTAGAAGGTACACAGACTTCTCCAGACTCAATGACaag ctgaaGGAAATGTTCCCAGGCTTCCGCCTCTCACTTCCTCCTAAGCGGTGGTTCAAAGACAACTATGACAGCGACTTCCTGGAAGACAGACAGTTGGGGCTACAGGCCTTTTTGCAAAACCTTGTTGCACATAAAGACATTGCCAACTG CCTGGCAGTGAGAGAGTTTCTGTGTCTGGATGACCCACCTGGGCCTTTTGATAGCCTGGAGGAGAGCAGA GCGTTCTGTGAGACTCTGGAGGAGAGCAACTATCGTCTCCAGAAGGAGCTGCTAGAGAAGCAGAAGGAGATCGCCTCCCTGAAGAGGAgactggaggagaaggagcaggccatcctgctgctggagaagcaTATCAA tggCGAGTGTGTGAGCCCAGAGTCACTGTGCGCTCTGTCAGCTCAGGGCAGTGAGAGCAGCGCAGATGCAGATGTGGAGTcatctgctgcagaggctgaTCAGGACATGCCTGATGACGCTGG TGGCACATGCGAGGTCCAGCCGATGCGGTCCTCTGCTTGTTGGTGTGGGCCATTGCTCAGCGCCTCTCCTCCGGTCATCCAGGTCACTCAGCTTTACCACCAGAAGCTCGAACACTAA
- the snx16 gene encoding sorting nexin-16 isoform X2 → MASPFVPVPVPMDRALSGGSGKLRRPQRASSLGSVSSSSSCSSISRATGDDHRRGCGDLGSLRQSRCKDRGGRSRTPPPPQSPVTRAKVNGTLEPSIEYSSCPRSISDPIGSQQGEERPITPTVLGYEVMEERAKFTVFKVLVRKTPDESWVVFRRYTDFSRLNDKLKEMFPGFRLSLPPKRWFKDNYDSDFLEDRQLGLQAFLQNLVAHKDIANCLAVREFLCLDDPPGPFDSLEESRAFCETLEESNYRLQKELLEKQKEIASLKRRLEEKEQAILLLEKHINGECVSPESLCALSAQGSESSADADVESSAAEADQDMPDDAGNAAPI, encoded by the exons ATGGCATCACCCTTTGTGCCTGTCCCCGTGCCCATGGACAGAGCCTTGTCAGGAGGTAGCGGCAAGCTCAGACGGCCGCAGCGAGCTTCATCACTTGGCAGCGTCTCCAGCAGCTCGTCCTGTTCCTCTATCAGCAGGGCAACCGGGGACGACCACAGGAGAGGATGTGGAGACTTAGGTTCCCTGCGCCAGTCCCGCTGCAAAGACAGAGGCGGCCGGAGCAGGACACCGCCACCACCCCAGAGTCCTGTGACACGGGCCAAGGTGAACGGGACTCTGGAGCCCTCCATAGAGTACTCCAGCTGCCCCCGCTCCATATCGGACCCTATTGGGAGCCAGCAAGGCGAGGAGAGGCCTATTACCCCAACTGTGCTGGGGTATGAGGTCATGGAGGAGAGGGCCAAGTTCACG GTATTTAAGGTCCTGGTCAGGAAGACTCCAGATGAGAGCTGGGTTGTTTTTAGAAGGTACACAGACTTCTCCAGACTCAATGACaag ctgaaGGAAATGTTCCCAGGCTTCCGCCTCTCACTTCCTCCTAAGCGGTGGTTCAAAGACAACTATGACAGCGACTTCCTGGAAGACAGACAGTTGGGGCTACAGGCCTTTTTGCAAAACCTTGTTGCACATAAAGACATTGCCAACTG CCTGGCAGTGAGAGAGTTTCTGTGTCTGGATGACCCACCTGGGCCTTTTGATAGCCTGGAGGAGAGCAGA GCGTTCTGTGAGACTCTGGAGGAGAGCAACTATCGTCTCCAGAAGGAGCTGCTAGAGAAGCAGAAGGAGATCGCCTCCCTGAAGAGGAgactggaggagaaggagcaggccatcctgctgctggagaagcaTATCAA tggCGAGTGTGTGAGCCCAGAGTCACTGTGCGCTCTGTCAGCTCAGGGCAGTGAGAGCAGCGCAGATGCAGATGTGGAGTcatctgctgcagaggctgaTCAGGACATGCCTGATGACGCTGG CAATGCTGCCCCAATCTGA
- the LOC139347108 gene encoding agouti-signaling protein-like: MVPVRMRLVFCWLCIVHLALINAVLFTRNNPQATPSSLSSDRRAQASQSAGPLNPGRQRPLFARRGQYERQRTHIAREKAVSVPRNDLPTPSKEVPKPVKPNCSQLAQSCLPQSGCCDPCASCHCRFFNTICFCRRTKQLHKKT; the protein is encoded by the exons ATGGTTCCTGTCAGGATGAGGCTGGTATTCTGCTGGTTATGCATTGTGCATTTGGCCCTTATCAATGCTGTACTCTTCACCCGCAACAATCCTCAAGCCACCCCCAGCAGCTTGTCATCAGACAGGAGGGCCCAGGCCTCTCAGAGCGCAG GGCCATTGAACCCCGGAAGACAGAGACCACTGTTTGCGAGGAGAGGACAGTATGAACGACAAAGGACCCACATAGCT agagaaaaagcgGTTTCTGTCCCTAGAAATGACCTCCCCACTCCTTCTAAAGAGGTGCCCAAACCTGTTAAACCAAACTGCTCTCAGCTTGCACAAAGCTGTTTGCCACAGTCTGGCTGCTGTGACCCATGTGCGTCATGCCACTGCCGCTTCTTCAATACGATCTGCTTCTGCCGGAGGACAAAACAGTTACACAAGAAGACATAG